A genome region from Aurantiacibacter sp. MUD61 includes the following:
- a CDS encoding peroxiredoxin-like family protein, translated as MIKPGQKTPDLELPLTIGAQFHLSKQKPDNYTMLVFYRGKHCPVCKKQLEEIGGRMDDFVSRGINVFAISMDDKDRAMVVDSEWETHDLPLVYDLTEDQAREWGLYISEKREGSEEPDTFSEPGIFILKPDMTLHHAAVQNMPFARPQIDDLLSGLDYVMENDYPTRGTLT; from the coding sequence ATGATCAAACCCGGCCAGAAAACGCCTGACCTCGAACTGCCGCTGACGATAGGCGCACAGTTTCACCTGTCGAAGCAAAAGCCCGATAATTACACCATGCTGGTGTTCTATCGCGGCAAGCATTGCCCTGTCTGCAAGAAGCAGCTTGAGGAAATCGGCGGCCGCATGGACGATTTCGTTTCCCGCGGGATCAATGTCTTCGCCATCTCGATGGACGACAAGGATCGCGCCATGGTGGTCGATAGCGAATGGGAAACGCACGATCTTCCGCTCGTCTATGATCTTACCGAAGATCAGGCCCGCGAATGGGGCCTCTACATCAGCGAAAAGCGTGAAGGCAGTGAAGAGCCGGACACATTCAGCGAGCCGGGTATTTTCATCCTGAAACCCGACATGACACTGCACCACGCAGCGGTCCAGAACATGCCATTCGCCCGCCCGCAAATCGATGACCTGCTGAGCGGGCTCGATTACGTGATGGAGAACGATTATCCCACGCGCGGCACATTAACCTGA
- a CDS encoding universal stress protein: protein MRVYLTIIDETEEARVALRFAARRAAKTGGMVHLLALVQPQAFNAFGGVQATIEEEARDRAEVLASSAAGELAYESGKMPQIAVRVGDAQKVIAEYLGDHPEVAALVLSAAAEGTPGPLVTHFTHKAGSLPCPLFIIPGGLSEEEIDRLS from the coding sequence ATGCGCGTTTATCTGACGATTATCGACGAGACGGAAGAAGCGCGAGTGGCGCTGCGTTTTGCCGCGCGCCGTGCGGCGAAGACAGGGGGCATGGTTCACCTGCTCGCGCTCGTCCAGCCGCAGGCGTTCAATGCGTTTGGCGGCGTGCAGGCGACCATCGAGGAAGAGGCGCGCGACCGGGCCGAAGTGCTCGCCAGCAGCGCGGCGGGTGAGCTCGCTTATGAAAGCGGGAAAATGCCGCAGATTGCCGTGCGCGTGGGCGACGCGCAAAAGGTAATCGCCGAATATCTCGGCGATCACCCTGAAGTTGCGGCTTTGGTGCTGAGTGCCGCGGCGGAAGGCACACCCGGCCCTCTGGTAACGCATTTCACGCACAAGGCCGGGAGCCTGCCCTGCCCGCTGTTCATCATCCCAGGCGGCTTGTCCGAGGAAGAAATCGACAGGCTCTCTTGA